One genomic segment of Strix aluco isolate bStrAlu1 chromosome 14, bStrAlu1.hap1, whole genome shotgun sequence includes these proteins:
- the CAPNS2 gene encoding calpain small subunit 2 — MFLVKALLSGGSGSGRGGSLVRGLGGLLTGGGHGGNLGGLVGGLVNLISEAAAQYNPEPPPPPHNHFTNVEAYESEEIRQFRRLFVQLAGDDMEVCATELRDILNKVISRHQDLKTDGFSLDTCRSMVAVMDSDTNGKLGFEEFKYLWNNIKKWQCVYKQYDTDQSGTVGRAQLPGALKAAGFHLHEQLFQVIVRRYADEDGSMDFNNFISCLVRMDSMFRTFKSLDRDGNGQIKMTIEDWLQLTMYS, encoded by the coding sequence ATGTTCCTTGTTAAAGCTTTGCTGAGTGGAGGAAGTGGTAGTGGTCGTGGAGGGAGCCTTGTACGTGGCCTTGGAGGTCTCCTAACAGGAGGAGGACATGGAGGGAATCTTGGAGGACTTGTTGGAGGTCTTGTCAATCTTATAAGTGAAGCAGCAGCTCAATATAACCCGGAGCCACCTCCACCTCCTCACAATCATTTCACGAATGTGGAAGCTTATGAGAGTGAGGAGATCAGACAGTTCCGTCGCCTTTTTGTCCAGCTGGCTGGAGATGATATGGAAGTGTGTGCCACAGAGCTACGGGACATCCTGAACAAAGTCATTTCCAGACATCAAGACCTGAAGACAGATGGCTTCAGCTTAGACACATGCCGTAGCATGGTGGCCGTCATGGACAGTGATACAAATGGCAAACTGGGCTTTGAAGAGTTCAAGTATCTGTGGAACAACATCAAGAAATGGCAATGTGTGTACAAGCAGTATGATACTGATCAGTCAGGCACTGTtgggagagctcagctgccaGGCGCCTTGAAGGCTGCAGGGTTCCACCTGCACGAACAACTCTTCCAGGTAATTGTGCGCAGATACGCTGACGAGGACGGTAGCATGGATTTCAACAACTTCATTAGCTGCTTGGTACGAATGGACAGCATGTTCCGGACCTTCAAGTCCCTGGACCGAGATGGAAATGGACAGATCAAAATGACTATTGAAGACTGGCTGCAGCTGACCATGTATTCGTGA